The following DNA comes from Deltaproteobacteria bacterium PRO3.
GCCGGGCCTCGACCATGGCGGTGTACTCCGCGAGGGGCTTGAGGTCGCGTACGGGCGGCGAGCCGTAGTCGATCTGCGGCTGGGGGTTCAGGCCGGTCAGGAAGGCCAGCGTGTCGTAGGCGATTTGGCGCTCGCCCCGCTTGCGCTCGAGCTCGGCCTCGTTGAGCGCGATGTCGGTCTCCAGCAGGGCGGCCTCGCTGTCGCGGGACTTGCCCAGACGGACGCGCTCTTTCAGCTCGGCGACGCTCCGCCGCTCGACCTGCAATATCTTTTGAAAGATCTCGATGTCGCGCTCGATCTTCACGATGGTCAGGAAGACGATCGCGACGTCCTGGAAGAGCAGGCGCTCGGCGTTGCGTTTGAGCAGGCGCTTCTGCGACTCGTTGACCTTCGCCAGCTTGAGGGCCCGGAACTCCTTGAAGCCCTTGAAGATGGGCTGCTTCAGCGTCACCGCCACCGAAGGCCGGCTGAATTGGGTGAAGGTGCTGCCGACCTGGCCGGCGCCGTCGCTCTGGGAGGACGAGTCCTGGAGGATCTCCTGGACGTTGATCGAGAGCTTGGGCAGGACCGAGCCGAGGGCCTGGGTGTAGATCGCCTGGGCCCGGGCGATCTCTTGGTCGCTGATCGCGACTTGCTCGCTGCGGGCCAGGGCGAGCTCGTAGCACTCCATCATCCCCATCTTCTTCTCGGCGGCGCGCGAAGGGAGGGCTAGGGAAAGTCCGAAGGCGAGGAGTGTCAATGAAAAGAGGCGCTTCACGGTCGCACCCCCTTCGTGAAGATATCGACGAAGCTCGCGAGCATCGCATCCTCGGGCAGGGGAAAGTGGTCCTTCGCTTTGAAGACGAGGGTGATGAGGATGTAATGGTGGATCATCGCGATGAAGGCCCGTGCCAGAATCGCGGGGTCCGCATCCCGCGCCTCCTGCTTCGAAATTTTCCGAGCGAAGAACTCCTGCAGGAATTCCAAGAGCGGCAGCCTCTGCTTGAAGAAGAGCTGGCCCAGGTGGTGGCTCTCGAGGGCCGCGAAGAGCATGACGCGCAGGAACCAGAGGTTCTCGCGATGCTTGTGGACGATGATCTTGGAAATCTCGAAAAGGCCATCCGCGATGGGTAGCTCGAGGGTCTTGCGCAGCTCCGGCGCGACCTGGGCGTCGAAGTCCTCCAGCTTGACCTGGAGGAGGGCGGTGTAGAGGTCTTCCTTGCTCTTGAAGTGGCGGAACAGCAGGGCCTCGTTCACCCCGGATTCGAGGGCGATGGCCCGCGTGGTGGTGCCGACGAAGCCGCGCTCGGAAAAGAGCCGGCCGGCGGCCTCGAGGATCCGGGCCTCTCGTTCGGAAAAGGACAGGCGTTGGGCTTTGGCGACGGACATAAAAGTAAGTATTTACTTACTTATACCCATCCTGGACTTGGGTCAAACCCTAATTCCGTTGTATCGGGTCAGGGCTGGAGCTATTTCCCGATGTTTTTTCGAGGCCTGCTGTGACGCCCCGGCCCTGCCGGCGTCCCAATTTCCAGCAGCGAGGCAGGTTTCAGGATTCGCATGAACCGGAAGCAAAGCCCGAGTCAAGACCCGGATCTAGAGGCCCTGCGCCGCTGTCGGCAAGGGGAGCGGCGGGCCTTTGCCGAAATCGTCGACCGCCACAAGCAGGGGGTCTTTCGCTTGGTCTACCGCTGGCTGGGGCAAAAGGAGCGGGCCGAGGAGCTGGCCCAGGAGGTCTTCCTCAAGGCCTACCGCGAGCTGGAGCGGTTCCGCGGCGACGCCAAGTTTTCGACCTGGATCTACCAGATCGCCCTCAACGCCTGCCGCGACGACTGGCGCAGCCGGCGGCGGCGTCCCGAGGCCCGCGTCGAGCCCGAATTCCTGAACGCGCAGCCCGCCCCCGAGGACTCGCCGGAAGCGGGGATGATCGCCGCATCCGAGGGCGCGGCCCTGCGCCGCGCCCTGGACGGCCTTCCTCAGATCTACCGCGAGGCCCTCCTGCTGCGCTACCTCGGCGACCTCAGCTACGAGGAGATGGCAGAGCGGAGCGGGGAAGGGATCAGCAACCTCAAGATGCGCGTGGCCCGGGGACTCGCGCAGCTGCGGAAACGATTGGAGAGGCAGTCATGACGGCGAATGAAACAGAAAAGAAATTACGCGAGCTCCTGGGGCCCGAATTTTCCGATGGAGAGATCGCGGCGATTCTTCGGGAAGAGCCCAAGCTGGGCGAGGGCCTCGAGGGTTTTGCGGCGCGGTGGCAAGCGCTGCGCCGCGAGGTCCCCCCGCTTACGGCCGACTTCACCGCGCGGGTGATGGAGCGCCTCGAGGCGCCGGGTCTTTGGGAGAGGTTTCGCGCCCGTTGGCTCTCGCTTCCAAGGCTCGCCGCGGCCGGCGCCCTCGCGGCGGGTTTGGCCGGGGTCCTGTATCTTGGCTATTTCCGCGAGCCTTCCTTGGGTCCGCCCTTGAGCGTGCGCGAGGCGGCGGGCCCCGAGGGCCGAAAGGTCTATTTCGTGCGCTTCGCCCTGCGCCAGCCCGGCGCCAAGCAGGTCGCCGTCGCGGGCGACTTCAATCAATGGACCCCGGCGGCCTTGGCGCTCTCCGCGGAGGGCGAGGGCCTCTTCACGGTCGAGGTCCCGTTGGCGGAGGGCACCTACAGTTATGCCTTCGTCGTCGACGGACGGCGCTGGGTCCCGGATCCGGCGGCCGACCGCTGGGTGGACGACGGCTTTGGACAACGCAACTCGGTGATCAATTTGTAATAAGATGAAGAAGACCCTCGCCATTGGACTGCTCCTCCTCGGCCTCGCGGCCGCCGCGCCGCTACGCGCCCAGGGCGACCCCCAGATCGCCCGCGAGGCCGCGGCGCTCGGCGCCCCAAGCCCGGCCCTGAGCGCCTTTTTGGCCAAAAGCGCTGCCTCGGGCCTCCCCCGCGATTTCACCCTGGGGGTGCTGAAGGAGGCCCAGGCTCTCGAGGCGC
Coding sequences within:
- a CDS encoding sigma-70 family RNA polymerase sigma factor, translating into MNRKQSPSQDPDLEALRRCRQGERRAFAEIVDRHKQGVFRLVYRWLGQKERAEELAQEVFLKAYRELERFRGDAKFSTWIYQIALNACRDDWRSRRRRPEARVEPEFLNAQPAPEDSPEAGMIAASEGAALRRALDGLPQIYREALLLRYLGDLSYEEMAERSGEGISNLKMRVARGLAQLRKRLERQS
- a CDS encoding TolC family protein, whose amino-acid sequence is MKRLFSLTLLAFGLSLALPSRAAEKKMGMMECYELALARSEQVAISDQEIARAQAIYTQALGSVLPKLSINVQEILQDSSSQSDGAGQVGSTFTQFSRPSVAVTLKQPIFKGFKEFRALKLAKVNESQKRLLKRNAERLLFQDVAIVFLTIVKIERDIEIFQKILQVERRSVAELKERVRLGKSRDSEAALLETDIALNEAELERKRGERQIAYDTLAFLTGLNPQPQIDYGSPPVRDLKPLAEYTAMVEAR
- a CDS encoding TetR/AcrR family transcriptional regulator, whose amino-acid sequence is MSVAKAQRLSFSEREARILEAAGRLFSERGFVGTTTRAIALESGVNEALLFRHFKSKEDLYTALLQVKLEDFDAQVAPELRKTLELPIADGLFEISKIIVHKHRENLWFLRVMLFAALESHHLGQLFFKQRLPLLEFLQEFFARKISKQEARDADPAILARAFIAMIHHYILITLVFKAKDHFPLPEDAMLASFVDIFTKGVRP